The following coding sequences lie in one Glycine max cultivar Williams 82 chromosome 19, Glycine_max_v4.0, whole genome shotgun sequence genomic window:
- the LOC100777244 gene encoding short-chain dehydrogenase reductase 3b: protein MTKQSSRLEGKVALITGAASGIGEETVRLFAEHGALIVATDIQDEQGHRVAASIGSERVTYHHCDVRDENQVEETINFTLEKHGRIDVLFSNAGVIGSLSGILDLDLNEFDNTMATNVRGVAATIKHTARAMVAKSTRGSIICTTSVAATIGGTGPHGYTTSKHALLGLVKSACSELGAYGIRVNSISPFGVATPLACKAFNFEPEQVEANSCSQANLKGVVLKARHIAEAALFLASDDAAVYISGHNLVVDGGFSVVNRSYSFTPA, encoded by the exons ATGACAAAACAAAG TTCTAGGTTGGAGGGTAAGGTGGCTCTTATCACTGGAGCAGCAAGTGGGATTGGTGAAGAGACAGTGAGATTGTTCGCTGAACATGGAGCACTTATTGTTGCAACAGATATTCAAGATGAACAAGGTCACCGAGTTGCTGCTTCAATAGGGTCAGAGAGAGTGACTTACCATCATTGTGATGTGAGAGATGAAAACCAAGTTGAAGAAACAATCAATTTCACTTTGGAAAAACATGGTCGCATAGATGTTTTGTTCAGCAACGCTGGAGTAATAGGTTCCTTATCTGGGATCCTTGACCTTGATCTGAATGAGTTTGACAACACCATGGCCACAAATGTTCGTGGTGTAGCTGCCACAATTAAGCACACGGCACGTGCCATGGTTGCTAAAAGCACCCGTGGATCCATCATATGCACCACTAGTGTGGCTGCTACTATTGGTGGAACAGGTCCTCATGGTTATACCACATCAAAACATGCTCTTCTGGGGTTGGTGAAATCAGCTTGTAGTGAACTTGGTGCTTATGGAATAAGAGTTAATAGCATATCCCCTTTCGGAGTTGCAACACCTCTTGCATGCAAAGCTTTCAACTTTGAGCCTGAGCAAGTTGAAGCTAATAGCTGCTCACAGGCTAATCTGAAGGGTGTTGTGTTGAAGGCTAGGCATATAGCTGAAGCAGCTTTGTTTCTTGCTTCTGATGATGCTGCTGTTTACATCAGTGGTCACAACTTGGTGGTGGATGGTGGGTTCTCTGTGGTTAATAGAAGTTATTCTTTCACACCAGCTTAA